The genome window CAGCTGCTCGCTATTGCTCGCCGCAAGCACGGGAAAGTCTGTGCTCGCAAGGCTTTCGCCCGCTACTAGTGGGGTGGGACTGCGTTGCAGCCACTGCTCTCAACGAGCCGCAGGAGCCATTGCGAAACGGGCCGAACCGTCCACTGTGAACTTTTGCAACAGTCACGCGGCCCCCCTGGCTCACGGTTGCGCTGGCCGCGCTTGAAGCCACGAGAGAAGACAGCAGGTGCCACACGAAGGCAACGACTCCGCTCAGACCTCTCCAGCGCAGGCCCTCCTGGTGGAGCTGAGAGGAGACGGTTCGCTCCAGAGGCCGAGCACAAGCTCTTCGGACGTAGCCGTTCCAAGCCCCATCGCCTTCCAGCTTCCAATCCCCGCTCCGCTACTCCGCTTCTCACCACCCGGGGGCCGGCTTGCTGAACGCGACGGACGGATACGGCCCAGAAGCCCGCAGCCATAGGGAGGGCCAGTGTGCTCAGGAAGGTGCGTTCAAAGCCGTGAGCAGCCTTAGCCTCAATCGGACCTCTGCCCCTGGGAGGCCTTCGAGCAGCAGAGTGTGGCTGTCACTACAGACGCGCTACCGAGAGGCACACCCATGTCTGCCCAGGCCAGAGCAAAACCGAGGCAACAGAGGCGATAGCAGTTGCTGGCCTGCCTCAAGAGAGAAGAAGGCCCAGGAACTGCCAGCGGACCGTTCTCCCATAAAAAAAGCCGCGGCTGATGCCGCGGCGGGGGAGTATTGGCTGAGCTCGGAAGAGGCTCAGAACAGACCAAGGGTGAGGGACTTGTCAATCGGCATGGCGGCACCGATGCCCAGGTAAATCGTGAAAGCAGTACCAAAAAGGAAGGCACCCATGGCCACAGGGCGGCGGAAGGGGTTCTGGAACTTGTTGAAGCTCTCAATAAAAGGAATGAGCATCAAGCCGAGGGGCACCATCGTTTGAAGAGCGATGCCGAGCAGCTTGTTGGGGACAACCCTCAGAATCTGGAAGACGGGATAGAGGTACCACTCGGGGAGAATTTCCAGAGGAGTGGCAAATGGATCGGCTTTGTCGCCCAGCATGGCTGGATCGAGGACAGCGAGCCCAACAACGCACGCGATGGTGCCAAGGATCACCACTGGGAAGATGTAGAGGAGATCGTTGGGCCAAGCGGGCTCGCCGTAGTAGTTGTGCCCCATGCCCTTGGCGAGCTTGGCGCGGAGCTTGGGATCGCTCAGATCAGGCTTCTTGAGGATGTGCATGGAGGGGACCTAGTGAGGGCGGCGGAAAGCTAGAGAGCAGGGGCAAGAAACAGGCAGAGATCACAAGGGACCGGAAATGCCTTGCTTACGGATCATCAGGAAGTGCATGAGCATGAAGACCGCAAGCAGCCAGGGCATGACGAAGGTGTGAAGGCTGTAGAAGCGGGTAAGAGTGGACTGACCGACGCTTTCACCACCACGGAGCAGCTCGACCATGAAGTCGCCAACCACAGGGACGGCGGCAGGAACACCGGAAACAATCTTGACGGCCCAATAACCCACCTGATCCCAAGGGAGGGAATAGCCGGTGACCCCGAAAGAAACTGTGATGACGGCCATGGTGACGCCGGTGATCCAGGTGAGCTCACGGGGACGCTTGAAGCCGCCAGTGAGATACACGCGGAACACGTGAAGAATGAGCATCAGCACCATCATGCTGGCGCTCCAGCGATGCACTGAGCGGATCAGCCAACCGAAGCTGACATCCGTCATGAGGTACTGAACCGAGGCATACGCCTCAGCGACGGTGGGCTTGTAATAGAAGGTCATCGCGAAGCCGGTGGCAAACTGGATCAGAAAGCACACCAGGGTGATGCCGCCGAGGCAATAGAAAATGTTGACGTGGGGCGGCACGTATTTGGAGGAGATATCGTCTGCGATCGCCTGGATCTCCAGACGCTCCTCAAACCAGTCGTACACAGGGGACGACTTGGCAGCCGGAGACGAGTTCGCCATGCAGCAGGGGACGGTGGGTTGCGAGAGTCTACCGATTGCCGTGGACCGGTCGTGATTGCTGGCAGGCCTCTGAAACAGAGGGCATGGGCCTTGGTGTCGGCGGCCTCTTTGGCCCTGATTCTGCTGGGGTGCCCGCCCCCCGTGCAGGCCCTCAACGACGCGCAGCAACTGGTGGTGGAGGCCTGGCGCCTCGTGAACCAGAGCTATGTGGACCCCGAGCGCTTCGAGGCTGTGCACTGGCGCCAGTTGCGCCAGCAGGCCCTTGAACAGAGGATCGAAAGCAGTGGTGAGGCCTACGACGCCATCGCCGCCATGCTGGCCCCGCTGGGTGACCCCTACACACGGTTCCTCAGCCCATCTGACTACGCCGCTCTTCGTTCAAGCACCAAGGGGAGCGTCAGCGGGGTGGGCCTGCAGCTTGGGACGGTGGGCAACGACCAGACCATCGTGGTGATTGCGCCCCTGGATGGCTCACCGGCTGCCGAGGCGGCCATCGGCACCGGCAGTGCACTGCTTGAAGTGGAGGGGCAAAGCTGCGCCTCACTCGGTCTTGAGGCCACAGCGGCACGGCTGCGGGGACCGGCTGGAAGCCGGGTTCAGCTGCTGGTGCGCTCACCCGAAGGCGTGGAACGGCAGCTGCTGCTGGAACGCAGAACCGTTGACCTGCAACCCGTG of Synechococcus sp. MW101C3 contains these proteins:
- the ctpZ gene encoding carboxyl-terminal processing protease CtpZ, coding for MKQRAWALVSAASLALILLGCPPPVQALNDAQQLVVEAWRLVNQSYVDPERFEAVHWRQLRQQALEQRIESSGEAYDAIAAMLAPLGDPYTRFLSPSDYAALRSSTKGSVSGVGLQLGTVGNDQTIVVIAPLDGSPAAEAAIGTGSALLEVEGQSCASLGLEATAARLRGPAGSRVQLLVRSPEGVERQLLLERRTVDLQPVRQREFNAQGHRLGYLRISQFSEQVPEQVRDTLTAFDSHGVEGLVLDLRNNSGGLVDAGVAVAGALLDGQRIVETRTRSGLSEERQAPPGQLFRGPMLTLVNGGTASASEILAGALQDDGRSELLGSRTFGKGLIQTLIGLGDGSGLTVTVARYVTPSGRDIQSLGITPDQPLPEPEPLNPGGEDDTWLAEAAATLAGELA
- the petD gene encoding cytochrome b6-f complex subunit IV, producing MHILKKPDLSDPKLRAKLAKGMGHNYYGEPAWPNDLLYIFPVVILGTIACVVGLAVLDPAMLGDKADPFATPLEILPEWYLYPVFQILRVVPNKLLGIALQTMVPLGLMLIPFIESFNKFQNPFRRPVAMGAFLFGTAFTIYLGIGAAMPIDKSLTLGLF
- the petB gene encoding cytochrome b6: MANSSPAAKSSPVYDWFEERLEIQAIADDISSKYVPPHVNIFYCLGGITLVCFLIQFATGFAMTFYYKPTVAEAYASVQYLMTDVSFGWLIRSVHRWSASMMVLMLILHVFRVYLTGGFKRPRELTWITGVTMAVITVSFGVTGYSLPWDQVGYWAVKIVSGVPAAVPVVGDFMVELLRGGESVGQSTLTRFYSLHTFVMPWLLAVFMLMHFLMIRKQGISGPL